From a region of the Hypanus sabinus isolate sHypSab1 chromosome 2, sHypSab1.hap1, whole genome shotgun sequence genome:
- the LOC132405126 gene encoding uncharacterized protein LOC132405126 isoform X2, giving the protein MGDTCTVAFYVRLFILSCILTSSPWCSSGGSHLLADWISNGVASRAEQVKSTFKCSTTGDERGGRTCAEQTAVPGRWILEAGSLDGGQRLGRSLWKELEIMYCIELLLLS; this is encoded by the exons atgggggacacctgtactgtaGCTTTCTATGTCCGTCtgttcattttgtcttgtatcctcacttcatctccttggtgcagTTCAG GAGGCTCTCACctattggcagattggatctcaaacGGTGTGgcatcaagagctgagcaggtgaaaTCCACATTCAAGTGTAGTACTACG GGAGATGAgcgaggaggacggacgtgtgCGGAGCAGACAGCGGTTCCAGGGCGGTGGATACTGGAAGCCGGCAGTTTGGATGGTGGCCAAAGGCTTGGAAGGTCATTGTGGAAGgaactggag attatgtattgcattgaactgctgctgctgagttaa
- the LOC132405126 gene encoding 1-phosphatidylinositol 4,5-bisphosphate phosphodiesterase delta-3-like isoform X1 gives MKGKWKEQSFGPSRNTEDCEVNEVSIDDIKELKAGHQTEGMQRYARDIPTDQCFSIIFKGSRKKLDLVATNADEATHWIRGISKLMERNNLLKRRQWLLKHLSSHVPQHRARGRAPGRAPSPPLPHVGGQRHIPILQYFSVCFPYVTFSSLRPSASTDSISY, from the exons atgaaaggaaaatggaaagaGCAATCCTTTGGCCCTAGCAGGAACACAGAAGACTGTGAAGTGAATGAAG TCTCCATTGATGATATCAAGGAGCTGAAAGCTGGTCATCAGACGGAGGGAATGCAGCGGTATGCCAGAGACATTCCCACCGACCAATGCTTCAGCATTATATTTAAAGGCAGCAGGAAGAAATTGGATCTGGTGGCCACCAACGCCGATGAGGCCACGCATTGGATCCGTGGCATTTCAAAATTAATGGAGAGAAACAACCTCTTGAAGAGGAGGCAATGGCTGCTTAAGCATCTATCCAGCCATGTGCCACAGCACAGAGCCAGGGGGAGAGCGCCAGGCAGAGCACCAAGTCCACCCCTACCCCATGTAGGAGGTCAAAGGCACATCCCCATCTTACAGTACTTTTCTGTTTGCTTCCCCTACGTCACCTTTAGTTCCCTCAGGCCCTCAGCGTCCACAGATTCAATTAGTTATTGA
- the LOC132405126 gene encoding uncharacterized protein LOC132405126 isoform X3 yields MGDTCTVAFYVRLFILSCILTSSPWCSSGGSHLLADWISNGVASRAEQVKSTFKCSTTGDERGGRTCAEQTAVPGRWILEAGSLDGGQRLGRSLWKELESPLMISRS; encoded by the exons atgggggacacctgtactgtaGCTTTCTATGTCCGTCtgttcattttgtcttgtatcctcacttcatctccttggtgcagTTCAG GAGGCTCTCACctattggcagattggatctcaaacGGTGTGgcatcaagagctgagcaggtgaaaTCCACATTCAAGTGTAGTACTACG GGAGATGAgcgaggaggacggacgtgtgCGGAGCAGACAGCGGTTCCAGGGCGGTGGATACTGGAAGCCGGCAGTTTGGATGGTGGCCAAAGGCTTGGAAGGTCATTGTGGAAGgaactggag TCTCCATTGATGATATCAAGGAGCTGA